Proteins found in one Pocillopora verrucosa isolate sample1 chromosome 12, ASM3666991v2, whole genome shotgun sequence genomic segment:
- the LOC131783399 gene encoding macrophage mannose receptor 1-like, with amino-acid sequence MIATALPDGWYRLGSKLLKLFHERKTWGQARQFCHSIGGELASIDQENENSFIFHLLNQIKPISAGKNVISRWLLDGSDVDISLFNGARYEEDINNEKALYLDGLCAYATTPAVNFVTDSFTLASWVKLQSPVKDPSTIFGYWSDPYFLRFSAYIDNGLQFQLYNHKIKQRVLKFRAGTPKIDEWFHAAAVWNRDERKTYLYLNGQEIGSDKSNTIPKNFPATTCDIGLKRDSNDTTRGYLKNLMIVGAALTSEEISNMTDSNNEAMYGVWTGLNDITTEDLFHRPNGSQKVEHCTTKQCIYKDVFQDGWFRFGSKLLKSFSERKTWKEARQFCHSIDGELVSITHENENEFISHLLDRVKIDETGENKQLVNVIKHWKLDGSDSDVGLANDAEYTEEDGVKTLHLNGTTSSYATTAAVDFGNKSFTIASWAKLKSSVNHTSVIISLWKNQRHFLFGINSISNLRFVVKNKTNEKDIISLAWGSLPHGEWFHAAAVWDRDKHMAYLFLNGQKIASQSVSSDAAPKDYNPFKEFDIGRKRNSGATLKGYLRDLMIIGSALTGEQIISKIIEPSFSEAWIGFNDLDTEGTFDWPNGTHVTFTKWAPEQPDTRNILMNEDHDCVGIKFGEGTWDDISCARHLPFVCEKKAYG; translated from the exons ATGATTGCCACAGCTCTCCCAGATGGTTGGTATAGACTCGGTTCCAAGCTCCTCAAATTGTTTCACGAGAGGAAGACCTGGGGACAAGCCCGCCAGTTTTGCCATTCGATTGGAGGAGAACTTGCGTCGATCgatcaggaaaatgaaaattcattcattttccatttaCTCAACCAGATCAAACCAATTTCAGCAG GTAAAAACGTGATCAGCCGCTGGCTTTTAGATGGCAGTGACGTTGACATAAG cCTGTTTAATGGAGCGAGATATGAAGAAGATATCAATAATGAGAAAGCATTGTACCTCGATGGATTGTGCGCTTACGCTACAACTCCAGCCGTTAATTTTGTAACGGACAGTTTCACTTTGGCCAGTTGGGTCAAATTACAATCCCCTGTTAAAGATCCATCGACTATATTTGGATACTGGTCAGATCCTTACTTTCTGCGCTTCTCCGCCTACATAGATAACGGACTCCAGTTTCAGTTATATaatcacaaaataaaacagcGCGTTTTAAAATTTCGTGCGGG AACTCCAAAAATTGACGAATGGTTCCACGCCGCAGCGGTCTGGAACAGAGATGAAAGGAAGACTTACTTATACCTTAACGGTCAGGAAATAGGAAGTGACAAGAGCAACACTATCCCCAAAAATTTCCCCGCCACAACTTGTGACATTGGACTGAAGAGGGACAGTAATGACACAACGAGAGGATATCTGAAAAATCTGATGATTGTTGGTGCTGCACTCACTAGTGAAGAAATAAGTAACATGACAG ATTCAAATAACGAAGCTATGTATGGAGTTTGGACAGGTCTTAATGACATAACCACAGAGGATCTTTTTCATCGGCCAAATGGCAGTCAG AAAGTTGAGCATTGCACAACAAAGCAGTGTATCTACAAAGATG TTTTTCAAGATGGCTGGTTTAGATTTGGTTCCAAGCTCCTGAAAAGTTTCTCTGAGAGAAAGACTTGGAAAGAAGCCCGGCAGTTCTGTCATTCGATTGATGGAGAACTTGTGTCAATCACTCACGAAAACGAGAATGAGTTTATCAGTCATTTGCTTGACCGTGTCAAAATCGATGAAACAG GTGAGAACAAACAATTAGTCAATGTCATCAAACACTGGAAATTAGACGGAAGCGACTCCGATGTAGG ACTCGCGAATGATGCGGAATACACGGAAGAAGATGGTGTAAAGACGTTGCACCTTAACGGGACTACCTCATCGTACGCAACAACCGCCGCAGTGGACTTCGGGAACAAAAGTTTCACCATCGCCAGCTGGGCAAAACTAAAATCTTCTGTTAACCATACATCAGTTATTATTTCCTTGTGGAAAAATCAGAGACACTTTTTGTTTGGTATAAACTCAATTTCCAATCTTCGTTTCGTagtgaagaacaaaacaaatgagAAAGACATAATTTCATTGGCTTGGgg GTCTCTTCCACATGGCGAGTGGTTTCATGCAGCAGCAGTCTGGGACCGAGATAAACACATGGCCTATTTATTTCTGAACGGTCAAAAGATTGCGTCCCAGTCAGTATCTAGTGATGCTGCCCCGAAGGATTACAACCCATTTAAAGAGTTTGATATTGGAAGGAAAAGGAACAGCGGTGCTACACTAAAAGGATATTTGAGGGATTTGATGATTATTGGTAGCGCTCTTACTGGTGAACAGATAATAAGCAAAATTATAG AGCCATCTTTCAGTGAAGCTTGGATCGGGTTTAATGACCTCGACACGGAGGGAACTTTTGATTGGCCGAACGGCACTCACGTTACATTTACGAAATGGGCCCCTGAGCAACCAGacacaagaaatattttaatgaatgaaGATCATGACTGCGTGGGGATAAAATTTGGAGAGGGGACTTGGGACGACATCAGCTGTGCGAGGCATCTACCTTTTGTCTGTGAAAAGAAAGCCTACGGATGA